Proteins encoded within one genomic window of Candidatus Eisenbacteria bacterium:
- the dnaN gene encoding DNA polymerase III subunit beta, whose amino-acid sequence MKFTVAQTEILTALQLVSSAVPSRTTLPVLSNILVEALDGAIQMTATDLDLAIATRSTADVKAEGALTVPAKRLTELVRKLSREELKFEAKELTLNVGSKTGRFKFHCIRPEEFPARINVSPDLTFKIESKILERMIKRSIYAVSTDETRPALNGALLQIVDGEIRLVATDGHRLARASVKQAGIGKNPLKGDVIIPLKALHHLQRLVSESGETVTVELSKNHARFTAGPTTLTTKLIEGPFPNYEQVLPKQNNKILRANRDELTQALDRVSIFSDSLTRQVKFSISENKLRLIVQTPDQGEANEEIAVQYTADDLDIGYNATYLLDILRTIDSEEILMQLNTPVTAGLVVPGTKEAAKAAPVTEDLLCLVMPLRLAG is encoded by the coding sequence ATGAAGTTCACCGTCGCACAGACGGAAATCCTCACGGCGTTGCAGCTCGTTTCGAGTGCTGTTCCGAGTCGAACGACCCTTCCGGTTCTCTCCAACATTCTGGTCGAAGCCCTGGACGGCGCGATCCAGATGACCGCGACCGACCTCGATCTCGCGATCGCCACTCGCTCCACGGCGGACGTGAAGGCGGAAGGAGCGCTCACCGTTCCGGCGAAGAGGCTCACGGAGCTGGTGCGGAAGCTCTCCAGAGAAGAGCTCAAGTTCGAGGCCAAGGAACTGACCCTGAACGTCGGAAGCAAGACCGGACGATTCAAGTTCCACTGCATCCGGCCCGAAGAATTCCCGGCTCGGATCAACGTGTCTCCGGACCTCACGTTCAAGATCGAATCGAAGATCCTCGAGCGAATGATCAAGCGATCGATCTACGCCGTCTCCACGGACGAGACGAGGCCGGCGCTGAACGGGGCGCTGCTCCAGATCGTCGACGGCGAGATCCGTCTCGTCGCGACCGATGGCCACCGCCTCGCGCGCGCGTCGGTGAAGCAGGCGGGGATCGGCAAGAATCCCCTGAAGGGGGACGTGATCATCCCGCTGAAGGCGCTCCATCACCTCCAGCGCCTCGTGTCGGAATCGGGCGAGACCGTGACCGTGGAGCTCTCCAAGAACCACGCGCGATTCACGGCCGGGCCGACGACGCTCACGACGAAGCTCATCGAGGGTCCCTTCCCGAACTACGAGCAGGTGCTCCCGAAGCAGAACAACAAGATCCTGCGCGCGAACCGGGACGAGCTGACCCAGGCCCTGGATCGCGTCTCCATCTTCTCGGACAGCCTCACGCGCCAAGTGAAGTTCTCGATCTCCGAGAACAAGCTTCGCCTCATCGTGCAGACCCCCGACCAGGGAGAGGCGAACGAAGAGATCGCAGTCCAGTACACGGCGGACGACCTCGACATCGGGTACAACGCCACGTACCTCCTCGACATCCTGCGCACGATCGATTCCGAGGAGATCTTGATGCAGCTCAACACGCCCGTGACGGCGGGCCTTGTCGTACCGGGGACGAAGGAGGCGGCCAAGGCCGCTCCCGTGACGGAGGATCTCCTCTGTCTCGTCATGCCGCTACGGCTCGCAGGGTGA